A genomic stretch from Candidatus Eremiobacterota bacterium includes:
- a CDS encoding DUF2723 domain-containing protein yields MESQSIPTQERGRSTGLVPAILALLFFALYLATLTPDWGTSTPYNTWDALEYALCASTGGIDHPPGHPLYLIAARLFCAVLFFLPLPYAMNLFSAFFGALAGAAVFILSRKALSLIFPRCAALPLLVLASAAACTFGISGLFWSHAVITEVFTFFMFLMAMSLYFAFLFLERGGKKWLALSSLCAGLMMGTSILNALTFAAPLLLFLLLCPVEKTTAKERLLSLLLVIPGLLAYLYYLWALASVPPFIHPTAVMKGIATGSPRWFAAYMSGSPWREGPMFSIGRLFSNIVPYFRNIVLSQLPPVTLALFLAALVLTIVLLFPRRGEGLSRFSTRAKVLSLLVLLFLSTTLPFLTLSAMEGQGANTSFALPSLLLYLVLAAAGALALYLRILEGPLLALSGRARLPLSAMLVLAIFVLPLWLLAKNFPLVNGRAMVSCYEPTRAIVGALPPRSIIYSSLILQQLVTYFNRYDAAVAAKHLLVKSPDISVMERITAGAVPSRQALQKNALLKEDLERSLSGGIPLFIGGDSIDEDKYPEVLLMGDVTLEPYLPDVFFRPMAVVPTDALPYRIKGFRKAVTVKALPPGVFRGIANDGTFGGELQFLGYRLPPQQVSAVYRKKLTFCFYWKALREIPRDVLASLILLDERYRKVMPEKTTSFFTLGGKSGTSKWRTGEITEDQVYYYPPQRLRGKHFLALGVHDSGGSVIRYIPGSQGEDGKGFDFMLLLPLVL; encoded by the coding sequence ATGGAGAGCCAGTCGATCCCGACCCAGGAAAGAGGCCGCTCAACAGGCCTGGTTCCCGCCATCCTTGCCCTGCTCTTCTTTGCCCTTTACCTTGCGACCCTTACCCCTGACTGGGGGACCTCCACGCCTTACAACACGTGGGATGCCCTCGAGTATGCCCTCTGTGCCTCCACGGGGGGCATCGACCACCCGCCGGGCCATCCCCTCTACCTCATCGCGGCAAGGCTTTTCTGCGCGGTCCTCTTTTTTCTCCCCCTCCCTTATGCCATGAACCTCTTTTCCGCCTTCTTCGGGGCCCTTGCCGGAGCGGCCGTCTTCATCCTCTCACGGAAGGCCCTGTCCCTGATCTTTCCCCGGTGCGCCGCCCTGCCGCTCCTGGTCCTGGCCTCTGCCGCAGCCTGCACCTTCGGGATCTCAGGGCTCTTCTGGAGCCACGCCGTCATCACCGAGGTCTTCACTTTTTTCATGTTCCTCATGGCGATGTCGCTCTATTTCGCCTTTCTCTTCCTGGAAAGGGGCGGGAAAAAGTGGCTTGCCCTGAGCAGTCTCTGCGCGGGCCTGATGATGGGAACGAGCATCCTGAATGCCCTCACCTTTGCGGCGCCCCTTCTTCTTTTTCTGCTCCTCTGCCCTGTTGAGAAGACCACCGCAAAAGAGAGGCTCCTCTCCCTGCTTCTGGTGATTCCCGGCCTGCTCGCCTACCTCTATTATCTCTGGGCCCTCGCCTCGGTGCCTCCCTTCATTCATCCCACCGCCGTGATGAAGGGCATCGCCACGGGGTCTCCCCGGTGGTTCGCCGCCTACATGAGCGGGAGCCCCTGGCGCGAAGGCCCCATGTTCAGCATCGGCAGGCTTTTTTCCAATATAGTGCCCTATTTTCGGAATATAGTGCTTTCTCAGCTCCCTCCCGTGACGCTTGCCCTCTTTCTCGCCGCTCTTGTCCTCACGATAGTGCTGCTGTTCCCGCGCCGCGGGGAGGGACTTTCCCGCTTTTCCACAAGAGCGAAGGTTCTCTCCCTTCTTGTGCTTCTCTTTCTCTCAACTACCCTGCCGTTTCTCACGCTCAGCGCCATGGAGGGGCAGGGCGCCAACACCTCCTTTGCCCTTCCCTCGCTGCTGCTCTACCTTGTGCTCGCTGCCGCCGGCGCCCTGGCGCTCTATCTCCGTATCCTGGAAGGCCCTCTTCTTGCCCTTTCGGGACGCGCAAGACTCCCGCTGTCAGCGATGCTTGTGCTCGCGATTTTTGTGCTGCCGCTCTGGCTTCTCGCGAAGAACTTCCCTCTTGTGAACGGCCGCGCCATGGTGAGCTGTTATGAGCCGACGCGGGCCATCGTCGGCGCTCTCCCGCCCCGCTCGATCATATACAGCTCCCTCATCCTCCAGCAGCTTGTCACCTATTTCAACCGTTATGATGCCGCCGTGGCGGCAAAGCATCTTCTTGTGAAAAGTCCCGATATCTCTGTCATGGAGCGCATTACTGCCGGTGCAGTTCCTTCGCGGCAGGCCCTCCAGAAGAACGCCTTGCTCAAGGAAGACCTCGAGAGGAGCCTCTCCGGCGGTATTCCCCTTTTTATAGGCGGCGACAGCATCGACGAGGACAAATACCCCGAAGTGCTGCTGATGGGCGACGTGACGCTTGAGCCTTACCTCCCCGACGTTTTTTTCAGGCCGATGGCCGTCGTGCCCACCGATGCCCTCCCATACCGGATAAAGGGCTTCAGGAAGGCTGTCACGGTCAAGGCATTGCCTCCCGGTGTCTTCAGGGGGATTGCCAACGACGGAACCTTTGGCGGTGAGCTCCAGTTCCTTGGCTACCGGCTTCCCCCCCAGCAGGTGAGCGCCGTGTACCGGAAAAAGCTCACTTTCTGCTTTTACTGGAAAGCCCTGAGGGAGATCCCCCGCGACGTCCTGGCGTCTCTCATCCTGCTTGATGAAAGGTATAGAAAAGTCATGCCGGAGAAGACCACCAGCTTCTTCACGCTGGGGGGAAAATCCGGCACCTCGAAATGGCGCACCGGTGAAATCACCGAGGACCAGGTCTATTACTATCCCCCGCAACGGCTTAGGGGGAAGCATTTTCTTGCCCTTGGCGTCCACGACTCAGGCGGCTCAGTCATCCGCTACATTCCAGGGAGCCAGGGGGAGGACGGGAAAGGTTTTGATTTCATGCTCCTTCTTCCCCTCGTGCTCTGA
- a CDS encoding PQQ-binding-like beta-propeller repeat protein, with product MKNNQVGMWFLVSLIAACLFSLFVPGCGGGGGGGAAGGIGGFAGGARIARIAITLPFPQKGAAGVVRLRGTIPGGRDEFLLREIPAGTTYFAIYIYERGTTDEAVPPVRVDRPASGTTATAIIDNVPIGWKTIRILASNASNEALAEAFYDINVTTGDNPEVTMTLTPTLSPLPSPSPMPTPTLSPSPTPEPSPSPTPSPVPSPQPPGPGPNPSPTPTSSPGALKWSCSLPGSGANLYFSSPAIASDGTLYVGSYDKKLYALSASGTPLWSFSTGGIITSSPVVGSDGTVYVGSQDTYLYALSASGTPLWSYQASAAFDGGGPAVGNDGSNDIIYAPCTDGWLYAINSSAPSSAMWSMSLSSSLVSNPAIDSTAGTIYMGTWSGHLMAFSVSDGSLKWDYTAAGTIKGGPSVGSGGTVYTGATNARLYSVTSSGSSNWSFSCDAIESQPSVGSDGTIYVGTNSSPYGFMYAINPSVSGSLKWSYSTGPVKYSAAAQGNDGTVYVGTMDGKLYALCASTGTPKWSYSTGNYFYCSPTIGSDGTIYIGAYNGVFYAIYGNGGGLDTGSPWPKFGRNIKNTGR from the coding sequence ATGAAAAACAACCAGGTCGGGATGTGGTTTCTCGTTTCCCTCATTGCGGCATGCTTGTTCTCCCTCTTCGTTCCCGGATGCGGAGGAGGAGGCGGGGGCGGCGCCGCAGGAGGCATCGGGGGCTTTGCGGGCGGCGCGAGGATCGCGAGGATCGCCATCACCCTTCCCTTCCCCCAGAAAGGCGCCGCGGGAGTCGTCAGGCTCAGGGGCACCATACCGGGGGGCAGGGACGAGTTCCTCCTCAGGGAGATCCCCGCCGGCACGACATACTTCGCCATATATATTTATGAGCGGGGGACAACCGATGAAGCCGTCCCCCCCGTGCGCGTTGACAGGCCCGCTTCGGGAACCACTGCCACGGCCATCATCGACAATGTGCCCATCGGCTGGAAGACCATACGGATCCTCGCGAGCAACGCGTCCAACGAGGCCCTCGCCGAGGCCTTCTATGACATCAATGTCACCACCGGCGACAATCCCGAGGTGACCATGACCCTCACCCCCACCCTGTCGCCCCTTCCTTCACCTTCGCCGATGCCGACGCCGACGCTCTCACCGTCGCCGACGCCTGAGCCATCGCCGTCTCCGACGCCCTCCCCCGTGCCCTCTCCGCAGCCTCCGGGGCCGGGGCCTAACCCGTCACCCACCCCGACTTCGTCGCCCGGAGCGCTGAAGTGGAGCTGCAGCCTCCCCGGCTCAGGCGCTAATTTGTACTTTTCTTCGCCTGCCATCGCATCGGACGGCACCCTCTACGTCGGCAGCTATGACAAAAAGCTCTATGCATTGAGCGCCTCGGGAACCCCCCTGTGGAGCTTTTCCACAGGCGGCATCATAACTTCATCTCCCGTCGTGGGAAGCGACGGCACCGTCTATGTGGGCAGCCAGGACACTTATCTCTATGCATTGAGCGCCTCGGGAACCCCCCTGTGGAGCTATCAGGCATCAGCCGCCTTCGATGGGGGGGGACCCGCTGTCGGCAATGACGGCTCAAACGACATCATCTATGCGCCCTGCACTGACGGCTGGCTCTATGCCATCAATTCATCGGCACCGAGCTCCGCGATGTGGAGCATGAGCCTCAGCAGCAGCCTGGTATCCAATCCCGCTATTGACAGCACAGCCGGAACCATCTATATGGGGACATGGAGCGGCCACCTGATGGCCTTTTCAGTTTCTGACGGTTCGTTGAAATGGGACTACACAGCCGCGGGGACTATCAAGGGAGGCCCCTCGGTGGGAAGCGGCGGCACTGTTTACACCGGCGCCACCAACGCCCGTCTCTACTCAGTCACCTCATCGGGCTCATCGAACTGGAGCTTCTCTTGCGATGCCATAGAAAGCCAGCCTTCCGTGGGAAGCGACGGAACCATCTATGTGGGAACTAATAGTTCCCCCTATGGTTTCATGTACGCCATTAACCCCTCGGTGTCAGGATCGCTGAAGTGGAGCTATTCCACAGGGCCGGTGAAGTACTCAGCGGCGGCACAGGGAAATGACGGCACTGTGTACGTAGGCACGATGGACGGGAAGCTCTACGCCCTCTGCGCCTCGACAGGCACCCCGAAATGGAGCTACAGCACAGGCAACTATTTCTACTGCTCTCCCACCATCGGGAGCGACGGCACCATCTACATAGGCGCTTACAACGGCGTGTTCTACGCCATATACGGCAACGGCGGGGGCCTCGACACCGGGAGCCCATGGCCAAAGTTCGGCCGAAACATCAAGAACACCGGCAGATGA
- a CDS encoding radical SAM protein codes for MEILKEKTTGLCSECYRKVDAQVIAENDKVVILKSCPEHGVTKGVLERDVDFFRRVISVKRVSDPCPYPFRTLMINITHGCNLKCHLCYLPERDTSLDFTLDELKKAIREYRGATVTLSGGEPTTREDLLEIISYVRSQGKIAGIVTNGVKLADIRFVEKIREAGCTLVNFSCNGLNEESFTKIENANLLETKLKGLENLKKVGGIFCQLSYTMVRGINDDQLGELTRYALENNDFIYQIRARVATGIGRRMGEKDIYLSDFVKYLAREIRMPYEYLMAFWTSTMWFPNTYLFDFDYYAFLEHPIIREKLGYKKNGPESMTRYLARYIGEENARNIQAYKDAAEKKGLVEPNFVYVIFSWPDKHTMDYEETKALNLDILLRDGTVTEYWDGIIRNEKFAIL; via the coding sequence ATGGAAATATTAAAAGAGAAGACCACAGGCCTGTGCAGTGAGTGTTACAGGAAAGTGGATGCCCAGGTCATCGCCGAGAATGACAAGGTCGTCATTCTTAAGAGCTGCCCTGAACACGGTGTGACCAAGGGGGTGCTTGAGAGGGATGTAGATTTTTTCAGGCGGGTCATCTCGGTGAAGCGCGTCAGTGATCCCTGTCCCTATCCTTTCAGGACCCTGATGATCAACATCACCCATGGATGCAACCTGAAGTGCCATCTCTGCTATCTCCCCGAGAGGGACACAAGCCTTGATTTCACCCTTGACGAGCTCAAGAAGGCCATCAGGGAGTATCGCGGCGCTACGGTGACGCTCTCGGGCGGCGAGCCCACCACGAGAGAAGATCTCCTGGAGATAATCAGCTATGTGAGGTCCCAGGGAAAAATAGCCGGCATTGTCACCAACGGCGTGAAGCTCGCCGATATCCGCTTTGTGGAGAAGATCAGGGAAGCGGGCTGCACCCTTGTCAATTTCTCCTGCAACGGCCTCAATGAAGAGTCTTTCACAAAGATCGAGAATGCCAACCTGCTGGAGACAAAGCTGAAAGGCCTGGAGAACCTGAAGAAAGTGGGCGGCATCTTCTGCCAGCTCTCGTACACGATGGTCCGGGGCATCAATGACGATCAGCTTGGTGAGCTCACCAGGTACGCCCTGGAAAACAATGATTTCATCTACCAGATAAGGGCCCGCGTAGCCACAGGCATAGGGCGCCGCATGGGTGAGAAGGACATCTATCTCTCGGACTTCGTCAAATACCTGGCAAGGGAGATAAGGATGCCTTACGAGTACCTCATGGCGTTCTGGACCTCCACCATGTGGTTCCCTAATACCTATCTCTTTGATTTCGACTACTACGCCTTCCTCGAGCATCCCATCATCAGAGAGAAGCTTGGCTATAAAAAGAACGGTCCCGAGAGCATGACACGGTATCTTGCCCGGTACATCGGTGAAGAGAATGCCAGAAATATCCAGGCTTATAAGGATGCGGCGGAAAAGAAGGGCCTCGTTGAGCCCAATTTCGTCTATGTCATTTTCTCGTGGCCCGACAAGCACACCATGGATTACGAGGAGACCAAGGCCCTGAACCTGGATATACTCTTGCGCGACGGCACCGTGACGGAGTACTGGGACGGCATCATCAGGAACGAGAAGTTCGCGATTCTCTAG
- a CDS encoding HNH endonuclease — protein MASLPLSGPLEGRIAKSALRHLSRVATPENECWWLTIAEVRSLCGLEREVKRALAEGKAGSAAPSDDAPEARDEGTMMYFSVPPSLALTWDFALSLFRDRCFEKLWKYFSDVDELRDAEASMEIEKDSCLCAGLGNQSGSDHLYAGACNGKEQAAHHHKILKRDRFRCQAPGCRCRRNLHVHHIIRRSQGGTDDPWNLITLCEACHLHLLHGLRTLTMSGKAPYDLTFTFGSLSGGTPFLVYAGGAGGDLRRVTPESPRVPEDCARNTSCLPAEDHV, from the coding sequence TTGGCCTCTTTGCCCCTTTCAGGCCCTCTGGAGGGCAGGATCGCAAAGAGCGCCCTGCGTCATCTCTCGAGGGTCGCGACGCCTGAGAACGAGTGCTGGTGGCTCACCATTGCAGAGGTGCGCTCTTTGTGCGGCCTCGAGAGGGAAGTAAAAAGGGCCCTCGCCGAAGGGAAGGCCGGATCGGCGGCCCCTTCCGACGACGCTCCCGAAGCTAGGGATGAAGGCACGATGATGTATTTCAGCGTGCCACCCTCTCTTGCCCTCACCTGGGACTTCGCCCTCTCCCTCTTCAGGGACAGGTGTTTTGAGAAGCTCTGGAAGTATTTCAGCGATGTCGATGAGCTGCGCGACGCCGAGGCCAGCATGGAAATTGAAAAAGATTCCTGTCTGTGTGCGGGCCTCGGAAACCAGTCGGGGAGCGATCATCTGTATGCAGGGGCATGCAATGGGAAAGAGCAGGCAGCCCATCACCATAAAATCCTCAAACGTGACCGGTTCCGCTGCCAGGCCCCCGGCTGCCGATGCCGCCGCAACCTCCACGTGCACCATATCATCAGGCGCTCCCAGGGGGGCACTGATGACCCCTGGAACCTCATCACCCTCTGCGAGGCCTGCCACCTCCACCTGCTCCATGGCCTCAGGACTCTCACCATGAGCGGCAAAGCGCCTTATGATCTCACCTTCACCTTCGGCTCCCTCTCTGGAGGGACCCCTTTCCTGGTCTATGCAGGGGGGGCCGGCGGGGATCTGCGGCGCGTGACGCCGGAGTCTCCCCGGGTTCCTGAGGACTGCGCACGCAATACCTCTTGCCTGCCCGCAGAAGATCATGTATAA